gtttgtgtgtgtatttatcttcttatcttatttattgcagacgttacttcaaaaaaagataattacgtcctacgcgtttcatgtgtcaatctagtcatgcatgttaaccaatgacttaaattcgaCCATTAAATCAAAAGCACTGTCTGTTTTGATAGGTCACagaatgtttgacatgtttcgggttTTCCTTCCGAGTCTAAACTTCCAGCACGACGACGGGTGATGGCAGCGATATGTATCGGTGACCACTGAAACAACcgatgacagtccagcgcgcataccgcctGAGCAAGCAGCCAATGATAAACAATGTAAACAGAACTTAACATAGCCAAGACATTCTCACCACAAGCTACAAACAGATGtaaacacagtaaaaaaaaaaaggttatctaaggggaagaattcTGCACTTACAATGATATCACTcaagaatgtagaagttatttccctttatagatgtcaaacaaaataataaatatatatcaccAACAATAATTGACTAtttggttaaattttttattgatttatgttttgtttggtacaataaataactgtctaaagtttcaacttgatgcgagaatgggtgtgggaaaaatattGAGTAAAGTTATATTCAACCAtaactgtgaatactgaaggatttcCTTTATTGGtagccaacaaaataattaataaccagtcattaattgaataatgtgtcaatattttttattgattcgtataCAGTCTGCACAAATggataattgtgcacaatttcagcttgatccgagaatgggtgtgggagaaataacgtgtacacacttcagacagacagacagatagacagacatccAGACAGGCAGATGAGCTAATATATGCATTATTTAAAAGTTCAACTACTTGATTTAATAACTTATAATTGCCTCAAAATGTACAAAAATAGATGTAGAAAGGAAAGAATGTAAACATCTACAAAAAGTCTAAATGTGAGAAAAGAAATGGAGATTCCTGACCTTTCGGTGATGTTCATACTAAAGCCTGTTTACAGTAATTTGatcttttttatacattttgatatttaacTTACCCTGCAGTGCTTGAAgagtaaaactaaaatgtacatCAATACCTCCATATTCTctacgccggatacaccaaaaggcttgctatttatagatttatctCTATTTTATGAAAATCGccaataaagtatttttttaggaGGGGCGTGTGGCTGAGTGGCataaaccgcttggctacctatcaggTGGATCGAGTTCGAATCCCCACCAAGCTTAGATATTTAATGAGCGCAGAGGTGGTACGGAAACCGTCTTCCCTAGTCTAATTTGAGCATGGAGCGGATTGCGTGAATCAGCCAACAGAAttaatgacttagcagagtttataTCTCAAATTAACATCAACTAGATTAAAACATGAATGCTGgtgggacgtaattatcttctctttttaaggaacgtctataatttataagataagataagaatgaaaGACgcgcttcaaaaaaaaaaggattttttgaAATTCTCATATAATCgacatttttcaaaaatttaaattaataaattataatttatacattaatataaaataaaaggatATAACTTTTAAATATGAGTATTTGACTACAATCAATTCTGCATATCGATCAAGCTGATCGATACTTTTAGCCTTTCAATAATAAGACAGAAACTTTAAaggctgaagaaaaaaaaaagaaagtcaaaGGAAGACAATATCCGGGCGATACTGGTGTACAGTAGGATCGATACTTCTAAGAAAAGCACGCATCTCTTTTGTTTGGAAAACGTCGAGTCCGGTAACGATTGAGTTACTGAGTAATCGAAGCGGTCCACTTGATTCCCATTAGCTTTGAGTTGGAGACCAGTTTCCGGCGAGGGAGATAGCAGATGGCAAGGTCGTCGTCGACGCTCTTCCCGCCACTGGTCAAGTGGTACTGCCAGAAGTCTGAGACATTGTCAGACGGTCACTGGTGTTCAAGTGTTTGATGGTCCTGTCTGACCGGAAGTTGGCGACAATGGAAGAACCTAAGGAGCTCTATGCAGACATTCAAACAGGTTGCTTAGGGCCACTGTTAGagtgagaggagagagagagagagagcaggatAGAAAGAAAGGTGGAAGACagtgacagaaagagagagagagagaaagagagtaaggAAAGAAATAAGAAAGGGGGAACATaatgacagaaagagagagaaaaagagagtagAGGGGAAAGAAGAAAGAAGGAAGATAGTGacaaaaagagagtgagagagtaggagagaaaaaagaaaggggaagatattgacagaaagagagagagagagtaggagagaaagaagaaagggGAAGATattgacagaaagagagagagagagtaggagagaaagaagaaagggAAAGATagtgacagaaagagagagtaggagagaaagaagaaagggGAAGATagtgacagaaagagagagagagtaggagagaaagaagaaagggAAAGATagtgacagaaagagagagagagtaggagagaaagaagaaagggGAAGATAGTGACAGAAAGagagtataaaggggactaattcagcttacacCATCACTTCAATTAAGTACAACTTTCTTTACCTtattcgagataccaaacaaaataattaattaccaatagaaAATGAACTAGAGAGTTAATTGTATTATTGTTAacgattcttgtgttgtcaggtaaaagaaaacgTGGCAAAATTTCATCTAGATCAGAGATTGGGCGttggagaactaacgtgtacaaacttttgaccagacagattgagagagctgatataagcttttgtaAAAATGCATAAAATCTTATTTGGCTTGTGTGTGATATTGTGCGtttgaaatagtttttatttaaaaatcgtTCTCTATTTGACCCGTTTCTGTTACACGCGTTGATCACATCTTCCTTTTGTCTTTCGTAAGTTACAGATGAGTCTCAGTTTTAAAGATCGATGTTCTTACATCTCTGCACCGTGTGACCGTGGCATGGTGTCTTGGTTTCTAAAAACATGAAACTTATTAACTTATACAATCCGATTTGGTAgctattaaatgtaaaaaaaaaaacaaagaaatgataatcgattttcgtagggaaaagaaggaaaatgatattgtttctgtagctggagagactattgaaattgtgcataccttggtactatcctagacaataaactaaattttactgcaaatactgattatatcagcaaaaaagggcagcaaagattacgattactaagaaaactgtcctcgtttaatgttagcgaaaaggccttggctatgttttatcacgctcgtatctgcaatattttaagtttcaatatcactgcctggtatggcaatctgagcattaaaaataaaaataaactttatagaatcctaaatgctgctggtaaaatcattggtaaaaaacaaaccccatttgggcagttgtttgagacaaacatctataaaaaagctaacaagatcctcgaaataaagaatcaccctttgtgtcaagattttgtgattttaccatcacaaaagagatacaagacaccgatagcaaagacaaacagacacaaacattcttttgttcccctggcaatcaaatcattaaataagaacaatctgatataaactttgtcacatgtaaattatgagtgagtctggtgtgaatgtacactttggtttcttatagttataatgttttttgtttggtgtaatgcacaaattgtaagacaaatttccatacggacaataaagactattattattattattatcattataaatGTGTTAACTTGTACTAATACGAAGAGACATAATCAGACTCGAAAGGTTTAGAACTTGGGTCATTCACATAATAACAAAGCACTTTACCGAGACACAAACTCGAGGTTAATCGGACATCGTGACGCCATCGTCGTTGTCCTTAATAACCGGCTATTCCGATTAACAGCATAAAATTGTACACTAAGATTTGTGTTGGTACTTTCGGATTTGGATCGACCGTCCGAATAAGCTTCGGTTCAACATTTTTAACCGTGTTTTGTATTACACGATCTACAGTACCTTATTCCGACTATAAAAGGCCCTAAACTATTTGAAATTTGGGGCCCTTTAGGACCCTTTTAAAATCTAcatattaaatgttaaaaactAATTATTTCTTGGGGGCCTTGAGCTATAGCCTATGTTACCTATAGGTTAGGCTGCCTTGACGCTCTGAAGTATGGGTCATAATTGAAGACCATATCAAACTGTCTTAATATTACTTATAAGAATAAGGTAAGTGATTAGCGGGCCGCAGTCTTCTCTTGAGCCAACCCATCTCTCTCAAACAGATTTTATTGTTAACAGTGTTAGATAATGTCAGCTAGACAATGGTTGCTATCCAAAGTTGAATTGTGTAATTATCATTACTCCCTTTGTTATCACGCCTCCACCAGGATATATAGATATGCTGACACACTGGCCTATATTTATAGGGTTTAAACGTTTCGGACATTCCCAAAGAAATGAAGATTTTTACGTTCCAGATCAAACCTCCTGCAAGAGATGTTAGGGGGATGGTTAGGGGGCAGAGTTCGAACTCGGAACAATCGTGACGGCTTGTCCGAAGCACACACACCACTTCGAGGCGGAAGACCTTAAAATTTTAAATCCGGAGGGCTAATAAAGTGAACAGAGTATTATatgaatgggaagtgggagaaaaaaacgtgtcaaaacttaataagggactaaatccatatatatatatatatatatatatatatatatatatatatatatatatatgtatcaacatctctcattaagtagcatttatttctcttatttcgaaatcaaacaaaataattaatcaacaacaattaattaactaatttttttttattgattcgtgtcttgtcatGCTTAATGAATAATTGAGCAAAGGTTTAATTTGATCACAGAAATGGAAATTGGAGAAAATACAtgttcaaaatttttaccagacagacagacggacagacagacaaagtgagttgatataatctttgtaaataaAGATGTTCTTGCGCATGCCGGTTTGGACAGTGTAGACTAGTGTACAGGCACTACATTGTTTGACAGCTATGCTGGCAGGGCACATATACAGTATGGGGGGGACGACAGTATACCAATGACAATCTTCTGCACGCCTTCTTAATCCCTGGGACTCGAATCCAAGTCTTATTATAACTTTAATGTTGCATAAGGTTAACCGAATCATGTACTATATTTATCCGCTATATTGAAGTTCGTACCTATTTATCACATGTGTTGTTAGTCTACATTGAAGTTATCTGTATCAATAGGTTGACGCTTGGTTAACCACAAACAATGGAGTAGCCCTACACACACACGCTGGAACCTATATTGAAATAGATAACTAAAGACCTACATGCGAAGGTCGAGACAATGGAAAGTAAACAAGGACCTTTTCATTCAGAACGTGTAAATCAAGTGGTTTTATCAATGATTCTCAAACTATCAAGAACACACCTATATAGAAGTTTGCTATTAATGAacttaaaaattaagatttcgtCTCCTAAACTAGGGGGATTTTCTAAAAATCATAATTCGTCAGTGCTAACAGGGTGCCCAAAAATTAATAGATATGCTTTTTACAATACATTTATCAGTACTTTCGGTATTCTGTACATTACATACACCAAAAACATTGCTATTTAcatctttttctttattcttatttacatatcggagggttcagatcatgAAATCTATAGCTGACATGAACCGCgctgtggtttccagatcaggcagttctcgtATAGCTTATTTTTAAAGGATGGGTTTGGGGCCatagtcttgttcgggcctcttgatatcgggcctcttgatatctttagtaaaatttagaaagccttgaggacagaagactcaaaagtaaagtagcaattatacataaaacactgaaccataatcttcaaatacaaaaacaaaatttaatcaaatactctgaaagacaaaaagataaaggcacattcatcatcccatatgctaggacaaatgtgtacaaatacaccttcttccctagtgctatttgagcatggaatgggttgcctgagctagccaggaaaaccagtgacttggcagaatttaagtcattggttaatatgcatgactaaatgcatgacgcgtaggacgtaatcatcttcttttttgaagtaacgtctgtattgtataagataagaagatctaCTATTTATAGATATGCCAACTtactcggtctgtctgtctctgtctgtctgtctctgtctgtctgtctctgtctgtctgtctctgtctgtctgtctctgtctgtctgtctctctctatctgtctctgtctgtctgtctctgtctgtctgtctctgtctgtctgtctctgtctgtctgtctctgtctgtctctgtctatctgtctctgtctgtctgtctctgtctgtctgtctctgtctgtctgcctctgtctatctgtctctgtctgtctgtctctgtctgtctgtctctgtctgtctgggtggattctcttaaacgtttttttctcccacttcctaatCTCAAAGTAAAATTTCACAATTCTTTaatgtcgatgacaacacacgaggcaatctgtctgtctctgtctgtctgtctctgtctgtctgtctctgtctgtctgtctctgtctgtctgtctctgtctgtctgtctctgtctgtctgtctctgtctgtctgtctctgtctgtctgtctctgtctgtctgtctctgtctgtctgtctctgtctgtctgtctctgtctgtctatctgtctctgtctgtctgtctctgtttatctgtctctgtctgtctgtctctgtctgtctgtctctgtctgtctgtctctgtctgtctgtctctgtctgtctgtctctgtctgtctgtctctgtctctctctctgtctgtctgtctctgtctgtctgtctctgtctgtctgtctctgtctatctgtctctgtctgtctgtctctgtctgtctgtctctgtctatctgtctctgtctgtctgtctctgtctgtctgtctctgtctgtctgtctctgtctgtctgtctctgtctgtctgtctgtctctgtctatctgtctctgtctgtctgtctctgtctatctgtctctgtctatctgtctctgtctgtctctgtctgtctgtctctgtctgtctgtctctgtctatctgtctctgtctatctgtctctgtctgtctgtctctgtctgtctgtctctgtctgtctctgtctgtctctgtctgtctgtctctgtctgtctgtctctgtctgtctgtctctgtctgtctctgtctgtctgtctctgtctgtctctgtctgtctctgtctgtctctgtctgtctgtctctgtctgtctgtctctgtctgtctgtctctgtctgtctgtctctgtctgtctgtctctgtctgtctgtctctgcctgtctgtctctgtctgtctgtctctgtctgtctgtctctgtctgtctgtctctgtctgtctgtctctgtctgtctgtctctgtctgtctgtctctgtctgtctgtctctgtctgtctgggtggattcttttaaagtttttttctcccacttcctaatCTCAAAGTAAAATTTCGCAATTCTTTaatgtcgatgacaacacatgaggCAATCAAAAGATaaaccagttagttaatcagTTAGaggtaattaataaatattattttatatagaaaaaagggGAGATAGCCCTGTAATATTGAAAGGCTGCGATTGGACAGTCATCTTCCTTTATTCAATATTAgctttttttgtaattattttttttatatttttttcatttataattgtaCTCCAAAGTTCTATAgctagtttaatttttaaaaagaaagaacaatCGACATGATTTTATCTACGTTCAATATCTGGCTATCAAAGTTTTTTACATTGCTACATCGTgataaaagtttgagaatcaAATCGGATctatatttgaaatattattcatAACTCACTGAttaggactaaaaaaaaacaactataagtAGCGTACTAGtgaatgactaaattgactagatctaccgCTGTTAGTGAAATACTAAACTAACATCACAGTTGCATTCTTATTGTTTACAAAAAGGGGCGTACGTTTTGACTTTGTAAGTAAAGtgttacatttagttttgttttgtccaatttttaatagtttgatTCTCTCCggcttaaaaaatttaatacccaaagatgtcaagcctcCGCgaccccaaatgatgaaaaattcgtAGCTGCTTGAGAGATTGTTAAAATTATAGCTTAATTGTTTAGTTTCTCGTGAAAATCTGCAATATGACCTGACTGATAGAACCACCGCCGGTTAGGAAGCTCTTCAGCTCAACCTCAGGGCTTCCCCGATTTGGACTCAGTCAAAATTTATCTATTTTCAGTCACAATGCTGGATCGAGTTCGAGTCATCTTTGGGACGATGGTGATCATCATGATGGGGACTTTGGCTGGATTCTTTTCACCCTATTGGTTTCATGACGAAACAATGTCCGAGATATTGAATGTACCAGTAACTGTAAGTAGAtcatacattaaaataaatgttttacatgtttcggatttttgttcagagttgaagatagtttacttcctagcccaaacctcccgcaggacgacgggtgatgggagcgggcagggtttgaacccgggaccattgataaatccaaacgacagtccagcgcgcaaaccgcacgaccaggcagccattaggTTTACATTCAATCCATATTATAGGCACATACACATGGTCAagcacatagatctagtaacacaCGCACAGTCGGTCACAGATACGGTCATACTGAACGGCTGCCTAGTCGTGCTGTATGCGCACTGGACAGTCGTTCGGACATCGatggtcttgggttcaaaccctgcccgctcccattccccgtcgtcctgcgggaggttaagactagaaagtaaattatcttcaactttgaggaaacatccgaaacatgtttacaaacaaaacatttaatgaCATGCAAGTCCCTACACTGTTACGTAGAGTAGAGCTATGTTTgtgtagaccagtgtttcccaaacctttgaTCTATGTGTACCCCTTGTATAATTTGTGTAATGCTGATtactcctctcccccccccccacacacactttaattcattaacagaacataatgaatgggtatttttaaaaaatcagcttAGCTAATGAGTGCAACGTGtaccccctccaaagtcttcccgtacccctgtGGGTACGCGTActccactttgggaaacactggtgtagATCATACAACGTGGCTGCATAGATTGTtgttgagaatgttatgtttaAATGTTATACTATCCTGCTTAAATTAGAGGATCTGATCACTCAAATGACATCGTAATGCCAAGGATActaatttaaagtttaaacttcaacagcaatatttttaaaaataagtacaAATCATTTATTCTAGAACTTGGAAAGCACTAAATTGTAACACCAAGCACACACAAACAGGCACAATACATACATCGccacacacaatcacacacagCAGTACTCAGCTACATCAACCTAGTCGCAAGTAGGCAATACCAATAATACATTGTCTGAGACAGCCCTAGAGTCACACGGACACCACAATAGAGTCACAGACAGCCTAAAGCACAGTCGCACATTTTcatacacacacaatcacaTGAAACGTCACACACAGATTCTATACACAAACGTCACACACAGCTTCAAACACATGAACACACAGTCATACGAAGGCACATCTATTCTCACATAGTCCCACAAAACCACACACAGCAAGgaacagtcacacacacacacacagtttcacacacacacaaacacagccACAATCAGTCACAAACAAAATTACTAAATCAAAACTTGCACATTCAGTCTTACACGCAGTCACACAAAAGTAGTGACTAGAGGCAGAGTCGGACCGCGACCAATCGAATTAGTAGGCCTCATCATTGACCTGCTACGTCACAACCCGTGggcgttgccacgtcacaggtcgtgACGTCAGATATTTTGCATTATCCGAATGTAACATACTAACTTGATTTTATAAATGTGTTACACATCATTGCAAACTTTTTTCTAACACTGTTTCTCTTTATTGGACATCTCAAGGTTTCACTAGCCATAGGCTTGTTCTACGAATGTGCCTACGTCCTTGGTGGAGGATGTGACTCCCTGCCCTGGACTGTTGACCCTATCTCCTTCTTAATCGTTCGCATCCTCGTCATCACCTCAACTCTGTGCATTTTCATCAGCATGATCCTGAACGGATTTAGATTACGGAACCCCAGGAGCGTCTCTACCACAAGGGCGTCAGCCGTTGCTGGAATCCTCGCCGGAGTGTTGGGAATATCAGCCGTAGCCATTTATGCCGCCAATGTCGACAGTATGAAAGGATGGTCATTCTATCTCAGTGGCTGTGGCAGCGGGATGGTGCTACTGGTGAGCATAGCAGCCTTGGTGGTGTCTGAAATAGCTTGGACAAGATCGTCGAGCAAAGGGTACGACAACCAGGCTTACGCCATGGAGTGGTCATCACCAGTATCTAATAAGTGACGCAGACTGGACCATACATCTAGAACCagatcatagatctagaacatatttttttgtaaatagctGAATTGTGTGATAATATGCAGTCTACTCCACTGATTTGATAATCTGTAtgtaaatttataaatttaagttttattagCTACGACACCATTCATAATACTAAAATGAAATGCTTTTAAAGTAGATGATTCCAtagctaggatcctcctctctaatTCAGAACCTATCAGATTCCTAGCCATGGAATCGAGAAGCAATAAGATTTTAGGAATCACataaagactgcatcacaaataAAGAAATGTGAAATAAGATCACAGTGGCTATTGGGTCCCTCGATGACCTTCtgatcatattttttaaaaaaaggcaagCTAAGACTGTGCGGCCATACTATTTGATCTTCATGGGTCTGCAGGGGAAAGTGTCAAAAGGATAAGCAGGCAGACCAAAGAAGTGATGAGAAGACACCATTAACTCTTTATCTTCGTAgttattttccatgttctgaaagaattgttcattttttcgCATTTGTACATTCCACCCtgttatgataaaacttcaatcacatttttgtttgtaatcagaaaacattactttttgtttagaattataggagaatgcatgctcattttatataacacaaatttatGTTTATGAAAACCAAAAATCGATTTAATTtcatggggtcaaatcaacgatggtatcgttcattaggagagaaagagttaaagaa
The DNA window shown above is from Biomphalaria glabrata chromosome 5, xgBioGlab47.1, whole genome shotgun sequence and carries:
- the LOC106067115 gene encoding uncharacterized protein LOC106067115 → MLDRVRVIFGTMVIIMMGTLAGFFSPYWFHDETMSEILNVPVTVSLAIGLFYECAYVLGGGCDSLPWTVDPISFLIVRILVITSTLCIFISMILNGFRLRNPRSVSTTRASAVAGILAGVLGISAVAIYAANVDSMKGWSFYLSGCGSGMVLLVSIAALVVSEIAWTRSSSKGYDNQAYAMEWSSPVSNK